A genomic segment from Malus domestica chromosome 05, GDT2T_hap1 encodes:
- the LOC103435877 gene encoding chloroplast envelope quinone oxidoreductase homolog, whose product MAAMASKLMHAVQYDGYGGGASGLKHVEVPIPPPTKGEVLLKLEAASINPIDWKIQKGMLRPFLPRKFPYTPVTDVAGEVVEVGQGVQKFKPGDKVVAYLSQAGGGLAKYAAATGNLTVTRPPEVSAAEGAGLPVAGLTAHQCLTQAAGVKLDGSGQQKNILITAASGGVGQYAVQLAKLGNTHVTATCGARNIEFVKSLGADEVLDYKTPEGAALNSPSGRKYDAVVHCATGIPWSTFEPNLSANGKVIDITPGPSALVTFALKKLTFSKKQLVPLLMNAKAENLEYLVKLVKEGKLRTVIDSTYPLSKAEDAWANSISGHATGKIIVEP is encoded by the exons ATGGCAGCAATGGCGTCGAAGCTTATGCATGCGGTTCAGTACGACGGCTATGGCGGAGGAGCTTCTGGTTTAAAG CATGTAGAGGTTCCGATCCCCCCTCCGACGAAAGGCGAGGTTTTGCTGAAACTGGAAGCAGCCAGTATAAACCCAATTGATTGGAAAATTCAGAAAGGCATGTTGCGGCCTTTTTTGCCCCGCAAATTCCCTTATACACCCG TTACTGATGTTGCTGGAGAGGTTGTAGAAGTTGGACAGGGGGTCCAAAAGTTCAAACCTGGCGACAAAGTTGTGGCATATCTTTCCCAAGCT GGAGGTGGACTGGCCAAGTACGCTGCAGCTACTGGGAACTTGACAGTGACCAGGCCACCTGAAGTATCAGCAGCTGAAGGTGCAGGCTTACCTGTTGCTGGCCTCACAGCTCACCAGTGTCTCACGCAGGCTGCTGGGGTCAAGCTGGACGGAAGCGGCCAGCAAAAGAACATACTGATTACTGCTGCCTCTGGTGGTGTGGGTCAATATGCAGTCCAACTAGCAAAGCTTGGAAACACGCATGTTACAGCTACTTGTGGAGCTCGGAACATTGAATTTGTCAAGAGCTTAGGGGCAGATGAGGTTCTTGACTACAAGACCCCAGAAGGAGCAGCTCTGAATAGCCCATCTGGTCGGAAATATGATGCCGTGGTCCACTGTGCAACCGGCATTCCCTGGTCAACTTTTGAGCCTAATTTGAGCGCCAACGGGAAGGTGATAGACATTACTCCCGGTCCAAGTGCCTTGGTTACTTTTGCTCTGAAGAAACTCACCTTCTCAAAGAAGCAGCTGGTGCCGCTGCTCATGAATGCCAAGGCTGAGAACCTGGAGTATCTCGTTAAGTTGGTGAAGGAAGGAAAGCTCAGGACAGTGATTGATTCGACATATCCTCTGAGCAAGGCTGAAGATGCTTGGGCTAACAGTATCAGTGGACATGCGACCGGGAAGATCATCGTCGAGCCTTAA